Genomic window (Egicoccus halophilus):
CCCTACCTCATGTTCGGGTGGATGCAGCCCCACCTGCTGCCGGTCTGGACACGGTTCGTGAATGACTCGATCGCCAAGCAGGTCGGGATGTTCCCCGAGCGGTTCCTGGGTGCCTGCCAGCTTCCGCAGAGCATCACCGAACCGGATGCGACGCACATGCTCGACGAACTCAACCGCTGCGTCGACGACTTCGGCTTCGTCGCCGCGTACGTGTCGCCGGACCCCACCGGGCGGCGCGACGGTCCCGGGCTCGCGGAGTCCTACTGGGACCCGCTGTACAAGCGGTGCGTCGAACTCAACGTCCCCATCATCATCCACGGGACCAACGTGCACGACCCGCGCTTCGCCCTGGTGCCGCACAACTACCAGCTGGGGTTCGTCGCCGAGCAGTACTGGGCCAACCAGGTCCTCTCGCACAGCGACGTGTTCGAGCGCTTCCCCGATCTCAAGGTCGTGATCTGCCACTGCGGGGGCTCGCTGGACCGCTGGATCCCGACGGATCCGCACCTCGCGCAGAAGGATCTGTCCGACAACCTGTTCTACGACACCTGTGCCCACGACGTGCACTACCTCGAGGCGGCGATCAAGCAGCGCACGGTCAAGCGGATGCTGTTCGGAACCGAGGCGCCCGGCTCGGGCAAGGCCATCCGTCCGGAGACGGGGCGTTCCGCCGACGACCTGGTCCCGGTCATCAGCGCGTACGACTTCCTGTCCGAGGAGGACAAGCTGGACATCTTCCACAACAACCCAGCCAAGATCTTCCCGCAGTTCACGTGACCGACGC
Coding sequences:
- a CDS encoding amidohydrolase family protein, which encodes MYNGKKVFDVHGHVSAPMGGVGRFNMVLQATNMVINNPMGDPTLAGVFGLEDDDWDTSVGNHLKVMDERDIDVQIIGPRPYLMFGWMQPHLLPVWTRFVNDSIAKQVGMFPERFLGACQLPQSITEPDATHMLDELNRCVDDFGFVAAYVSPDPTGRRDGPGLAESYWDPLYKRCVELNVPIIIHGTNVHDPRFALVPHNYQLGFVAEQYWANQVLSHSDVFERFPDLKVVICHCGGSLDRWIPTDPHLAQKDLSDNLFYDTCAHDVHYLEAAIKQRTVKRMLFGTEAPGSGKAIRPETGRSADDLVPVISAYDFLSEEDKLDIFHNNPAKIFPQFT